TTTGCGAAAACAATGCTGTCGATAGCTTGGAGTTTTGAAGGAGGGCAAAGAATCCCTCCTCGGGAATTGGCGATCGCTCAGATTATTGATGAAGTGATTGATTAATGCTTTGCTAAGAAAGAATCAAAGAACTGCACTGTTTTTTCGTGCATGTCCTTGGCAACTTCCGGTAATTCATTGTCAATTTCGTGAAGGGCTCCGTTGTAGGCGACAACTTTAAAGTGGGGCGCTTTCTTTTTTAGAGTTTTTTCTGTGGCAAGGCGATCCACGTAAGTGTCTTCAACTCCCGACAGAAAAACCAAGCCGTCAGTTTTTTTAGCGATCTCCCAACCTTGGGAAAACTCGGACGACAAAAGCAGATTGGTTGCAAAGAGTGGCACGACCGCTGGAGAAACCGGTTTGATCGGGTCGACATGGGGATTAAAATTTTTCTCAAACTTATTACGCGTAAGAGTTCTTTCTGAAATTACCTGATCTAACGTGAACATCAGTTTGGGCGAAGTCGCAGCTTCACCTACAAATTTCTTAGGGTGAATTCCCGGAGCAATTAAGACGACAGCATCCGCCCATCCTTCATGAGCAAGACCGTAAGTTGCAAGTCCACCAGTGGACCAACCCATCACCATTTTTTTACTTTGTGAACAATCGCGACCGAAGTATTCGTCTTTGCGGTTGGAGTAACGGTCCCAAATAAATTTCGCTTGTGTAGAAATTTGTAAAGAAGACGAAAGAGGTGCGACGATACGGGTGTTGTTCATCGAACCTTGCGAGCCGCCTTGTCCCATGTAATCAAAAAAGACGACTCGATATCCGGCTTTACTCAATTTACTGAATAAAGCACTGTGGTTCGCAACGGAGTCTGCAAGTCCTTCAAGGTAAAGCACGCAGCCTTTAAAGTTTGTTGCTTCAGCTTCTAAATAATATCCCGTGCGCAGATAAACGCTTTGAACGAAAGGATCATGAGTTTCATAAAAGGTTTGCTCAAAGAACCACGGGGAACGCGAAAGCTCCGATTGGGGTGCGCGTGTTTGAAAACTTGAACATCCAGCTAATAGAACGAACCAGAGAAGGATATTTATTCTTTTCATAGAAAAATTTTAATCGGGATTGAGGATCCCGTAAAGCACCATATCCATCCAACGTCCGTTTTTATTGAAATGCTTTTTTAGATAGCCTTCTTGTTCCATTCCCGCTTTTTGCATGACTTTTCCTGACGCTGGATTAATAGCCATGTGGCACGACGTGATTTTTTTAAGGCGCAGTCTTGTGAAAGCAAAGTCAATGGCCGCAGTGGCAGCTTCGGAACAAAAACCTCGACTCCAAAACTCTTCACCGATCCAATAACCCACTTCCGCACGCTGGTGGTTTTGGGAAATACCAAGGCTGATACAACCCACAAGCGTGTTTGTGTCTTTAAGCGTGATCGCCCAGTCGACAGCCTGGCCTTTGCAGAAACGTTCCGCGTGAGTCGCAATCCAACTTTCAGCCATGCCGTCAAGATACGGATGAGGAATCAGAGCTGTCATTTCGGCGACTTTGATATTTCCAGCCATGCGTTGAACCTCTTTGGCATCGCTGAGCGAGAAAGGACGCAACACAAGCCGGTCCGTTTCGATTCTTGGAATAGGGTTCTCGGTATTATTTTTATAAATGACTT
This region of Bdellovibrio sp. BCCA genomic DNA includes:
- a CDS encoding alpha/beta fold hydrolase; protein product: MKRINILLWFVLLAGCSSFQTRAPQSELSRSPWFFEQTFYETHDPFVQSVYLRTGYYLEAEATNFKGCVLYLEGLADSVANHSALFSKLSKAGYRVVFFDYMGQGGSQGSMNNTRIVAPLSSSLQISTQAKFIWDRYSNRKDEYFGRDCSQSKKMVMGWSTGGLATYGLAHEGWADAVVLIAPGIHPKKFVGEAATSPKLMFTLDQVISERTLTRNKFEKNFNPHVDPIKPVSPAVVPLFATNLLLSSEFSQGWEIAKKTDGLVFLSGVEDTYVDRLATEKTLKKKAPHFKVVAYNGALHEIDNELPEVAKDMHEKTVQFFDSFLAKH
- a CDS encoding GNAT family N-acetyltransferase → MKILNLRDLNHKELEIKKTGEKLSHSSVLSDLVDFSKFFTSHEIIPPGRKASSPHSHSHDEEMFLILEGHPTLHHGEKSYELSPGDFVGLKPQDPFHHHLENKTTEEARVLVIRSKSGNDEVIYKNNTENPIPRIETDRLVLRPFSLSDAKEVQRMAGNIKVAEMTALIPHPYLDGMAESWIATHAERFCKGQAVDWAITLKDTNTLVGCISLGISQNHQRAEVGYWIGEEFWSRGFCSEAATAAIDFAFTRLRLKKITSCHMAINPASGKVMQKAGMEQEGYLKKHFNKNGRWMDMVLYGILNPD